One genomic region from Chlamydia poikilotherma encodes:
- a CDS encoding DUF1389 domain-containing protein: protein MNCGMFCHGFYFRHVQEKAEKFGLERLQIACRGIELLDLEDLLLTHCPFYLINEFIQLGPREFLELEDLDPSIYWLSRLGLSDSLDTVFHSYVWMFAQSTSQNEYEQLLLHAQNATWDWLNVYQKIPYGEK from the coding sequence ATGAATTGCGGGATGTTTTGTCATGGTTTTTATTTTCGACACGTCCAGGAAAAAGCAGAGAAGTTTGGCCTTGAGCGTTTACAAATAGCTTGTAGGGGAATTGAGCTGCTAGATTTAGAAGATCTTTTACTTACACATTGTCCTTTTTATTTAATCAATGAGTTCATCCAATTAGGTCCTAGAGAATTTCTTGAATTAGAAGATTTAGATCCTTCAATTTATTGGCTAAGCCGTTTAGGTTTGTCAGATAGTTTGGATACGGTATTCCATTCCTACGTATGGATGTTTGCGCAATCTACTTCTCAAAATGAATACGAACAATTGTTACTACATGCTCAAAACGCTACCTGGGATTGGTTGAACGTATACCAGAAGATCCCTTACGGGGAAAAATAG
- a CDS encoding bifunctional nuclease family protein, with translation MSIEKELLQDTPLVLLNFYKLVSFCHYAGIILGTDEKKFAIYGHVSMGQAFQNSDPSHFSLSRPLTHDLLNFVFSGFDVHVMRVVISDYKDNVFYTRMFLEQKQEDFLYITDVDARPSDSIPLALTHKVPILCVKSVFDAAVAYEE, from the coding sequence ATGAGTATAGAGAAAGAATTGCTCCAAGATACCCCTTTGGTTTTGCTTAACTTTTACAAGTTAGTTAGCTTTTGTCATTACGCAGGAATTATCTTGGGTACTGATGAGAAGAAATTTGCGATATACGGACATGTATCAATGGGACAAGCATTTCAGAATTCTGATCCCTCACACTTTTCTTTATCACGACCATTAACTCATGATCTTCTAAATTTTGTTTTCTCAGGTTTTGATGTTCATGTAATGCGTGTTGTCATAAGTGATTACAAAGATAATGTATTTTACACACGCATGTTTTTAGAGCAAAAACAAGAAGATTTCCTCTATATCACAGATGTTGATGCTCGCCCTAGCGACAGTATTCCCTTAGCGCTTACACACAAAGTTCCTATTCTTTGTGTGAAATCTGTATTTGATGCTGCCGTAGCTTACGAAGAATAA
- a CDS encoding YqgE/AlgH family protein, whose product MAKIPYAILEKGSLLLASPDTDQGVFARSVILLCEHSLNGSFGLILNKTLGLEISDDIFTFDKVSNDNIRFCMGGPLQANQMMLLHSCSEIPDQTLEICPSVYLGGDLSFLQEIAASETGPTINLCFGYSGWQAGQLEREFLDGNWFLAPASYNYVFADNPENLWSMILKDLGGKYASLSTVPENLLLN is encoded by the coding sequence ATGGCAAAAATTCCCTATGCTATTTTAGAGAAAGGCTCATTGTTATTGGCTTCTCCTGATACAGATCAGGGGGTCTTTGCTCGTAGTGTAATTTTATTATGTGAGCATAGTCTTAATGGTTCGTTCGGACTAATTTTAAATAAGACATTAGGCTTAGAGATATCAGATGATATTTTTACTTTTGATAAAGTGTCTAATGATAATATCCGTTTTTGTATGGGAGGTCCCCTACAGGCCAATCAAATGATGCTTTTGCATTCCTGTTCTGAAATTCCTGATCAAACATTAGAAATCTGTCCTTCTGTATATCTAGGGGGAGATCTATCTTTTTTACAAGAGATCGCTGCTAGTGAGACGGGGCCTACGATAAATTTATGTTTTGGTTATAGTGGTTGGCAGGCAGGGCAATTAGAAAGGGAATTTTTAGATGGGAATTGGTTTTTGGCTCCTGCAAGTTATAACTATGTATTTGCTGATAATCCTGAAAATCTCTGGTCTATGATTCTTAAAGATTTGGGAGGGAAATATGCATCGCTATCCACAGTTCCTGAGAATCTTCTTCTGAATTAG
- a CDS encoding DUF1389 domain-containing protein, whose protein sequence is MIYQICIDQYLTVQELRILIEGLIEGRRLENYPESLRIKLHSFHLSITELDCGGIELQSLDEILLKECPFYFLNKLIALGDRELPTAERISPAIYWTSRLGFVDTMDTIFIPSVWILSRVVTREEYETMLSHSKNNTWKQTEDLVSDLQNRLMIYLNNEYQPSFSRTKGNVGWDLRRCSWLLYLCKHGLSWEQLQLFRKIDSHSLNFLCEIEQQSRGGHLARNIVSVFAYINENNENFDSNIALFTWEEWIEDYSESSRRGERWRAHESTIRLLNTKRNELDSLKEISFDCEELSGLPYYTYDFSTGERGALE, encoded by the coding sequence ATGATCTATCAGATATGTATTGATCAGTACTTAACAGTTCAAGAGCTGCGTATTCTTATAGAAGGTTTGATTGAAGGTAGAAGGCTTGAAAATTATCCTGAAAGTCTCAGGATAAAATTACACAGTTTCCATTTATCTATTACAGAACTTGATTGTGGTGGTATTGAGCTACAGTCTCTGGATGAAATTTTACTAAAAGAATGTCCTTTTTATTTTCTGAATAAGTTGATTGCATTAGGAGATAGGGAATTGCCTACGGCAGAGAGAATATCTCCTGCTATTTACTGGACAAGTCGTTTAGGATTTGTGGATACAATGGATACAATTTTCATTCCATCTGTTTGGATTTTATCTCGAGTGGTAACCAGAGAAGAATATGAGACGATGCTCAGTCATTCTAAGAATAACACATGGAAGCAAACTGAAGATTTAGTTTCTGATTTGCAAAACCGTCTAATGATCTATTTAAATAACGAATATCAACCAAGTTTTTCTCGCACAAAAGGTAATGTGGGTTGGGATTTACGACGCTGTTCTTGGCTCCTCTATCTATGTAAACACGGATTGAGTTGGGAACAGTTGCAGTTATTTAGAAAAATAGATAGCCATTCTCTGAATTTCCTCTGTGAAATTGAACAACAAAGTCGAGGAGGGCATTTAGCAAGAAACATAGTCTCCGTTTTTGCGTATATCAATGAGAATAATGAAAATTTCGATTCAAATATTGCATTATTTACATGGGAAGAATGGATCGAAGATTACTCTGAGAGCTCTAGAAGAGGCGAAAGATGGAGAGCACATGAATCAACCATAAGGTTATTAAATACTAAACGAAATGAATTAGATTCTCTTAAGGAGATTTCATTTGATTGCGAAGAGTTAAGTGGCTTGCCATACTATACTTATGATTTCTCTACAGGAGAAAGAGGGGCCTTAGAATAA
- a CDS encoding DUF1389 domain-containing protein has translation MTLKNLFPDTHPSHFLSLINLGRKTRYVMDTLRKHAIAITGIFYFICSVSLLSVVICGFSHPLLVIGLTLSLIIVGVMGALALRRAMCELKHPLPSGFRSLIKETYPKIIHDLVFAKSLNLQELRAVLLGLSSGNFHFPSEDCKNRVESFGLERLQKACEGIQLPDLEKILLKNCPLYLINKFIHLGQREFPDAEGMEPAVYWVNRAGLSEINQTAFHPFVWLLARLISEEEYNILSQHARNNTWRDVQSLVESLYTRFRMYLENETVKGFERRGSWLLEDLNRSRASWLLGLCKHGITWDQLQLFKDVECCQLSFLHAFDTSRIGGTLMELLLVVSRYLNEENTEDFDPHITLLTLKEWMHFYHHDSHRVYGFHNGALEFFNKHSKHNLQKPKLSSSHLHYYLIDPNTGERYR, from the coding sequence ATGACTTTAAAAAACCTATTCCCTGATACACATCCATCTCATTTTTTATCCTTAATAAATCTAGGAAGGAAAACACGCTACGTAATGGATACATTGCGTAAGCATGCTATAGCTATAACTGGTATATTTTACTTTATCTGCTCTGTTAGTTTGCTATCAGTAGTTATCTGTGGATTTTCTCATCCTCTACTTGTAATAGGTTTAACTCTATCTTTAATTATTGTGGGGGTGATGGGTGCTTTGGCATTGCGCCGAGCAATGTGTGAGTTAAAACATCCTCTTCCCTCCGGATTTCGTTCTTTGATAAAAGAAACTTATCCCAAAATTATTCATGATCTTGTGTTTGCTAAGTCTCTTAATCTTCAAGAACTTCGTGCTGTTTTATTGGGATTATCCTCAGGCAATTTTCATTTTCCATCTGAAGATTGTAAGAATAGAGTAGAATCATTTGGTCTTGAGCGTTTGCAGAAGGCCTGTGAGGGTATTCAACTTCCCGATTTAGAGAAGATCCTCTTAAAGAATTGTCCTTTATACTTGATAAATAAGTTTATACACCTTGGTCAAAGGGAATTTCCTGATGCTGAGGGTATGGAACCTGCTGTATATTGGGTGAATCGAGCAGGTTTATCCGAAATAAATCAAACAGCATTTCATCCTTTTGTTTGGTTATTAGCGCGTCTTATTTCTGAAGAAGAATATAACATATTATCCCAACATGCACGAAATAATACTTGGAGAGATGTACAAAGTCTTGTTGAATCGTTATATACACGATTTAGAATGTATTTAGAAAATGAAACTGTAAAAGGATTTGAAAGGAGGGGATCATGGTTATTAGAAGATCTCAATAGGTCGCGAGCTTCTTGGTTATTGGGATTATGTAAGCATGGGATTACTTGGGATCAATTACAGTTGTTTAAAGACGTAGAATGTTGTCAATTGAGTTTCCTTCACGCATTCGATACATCTCGTATTGGAGGTACTCTTATGGAATTATTACTCGTTGTTTCTCGATACCTCAATGAGGAGAACACAGAAGATTTTGACCCTCATATTACTTTACTTACATTGAAAGAATGGATGCATTTCTATCATCACGACTCCCATCGTGTTTACGGTTTTCATAACGGAGCCTTAGAGTTTTTTAATAAACACAGCAAACATAACTTACAGAAACCAAAACTTTCCTCGTCTCATCTTCACTACTATCTCATAGATCCGAATACGGGAGAAAGATATCGCTGA
- a CDS encoding Nif3-like dinuclear metal center hexameric protein, with amino-acid sequence MHVTDLLIYLNDLLSSESFPDYGPNGLQIGNLNTNVEKIAVGVTADLSTIQAAIKLGANILIVHHGLFWKGMPYPITGMLYKRIQLLIKHDIQLLAYHLPLDAHPIIGNNWKVARDLQWTNLEPFGSSLPYLGVQGSFPPISIENFVENLSNYYQSPIKAQALGGPQTISSAALISGGAYKELSQAILCKIDCFITGNFDEPAWSMALENHVHFLAFGHTATEKAGPKALAHYLQTNLQVSSTFIDTDNPF; translated from the coding sequence ATGCACGTTACTGATCTCCTTATCTACTTAAACGATCTATTATCTTCGGAATCATTTCCTGATTACGGACCTAATGGTTTACAAATAGGAAATCTCAACACAAATGTTGAGAAGATAGCTGTTGGGGTAACTGCAGACCTATCAACAATACAAGCAGCTATCAAATTAGGTGCTAATATATTGATTGTTCATCACGGACTGTTTTGGAAAGGAATGCCCTATCCTATTACAGGAATGCTTTATAAGCGTATACAACTTCTGATCAAGCATGACATACAGTTACTAGCTTATCATCTACCTCTAGATGCACATCCAATCATTGGAAATAATTGGAAAGTAGCTCGCGATTTACAATGGACAAACTTAGAGCCATTTGGCAGCTCTCTTCCCTATCTAGGAGTCCAAGGATCCTTCCCTCCAATATCTATAGAAAATTTTGTAGAAAATCTATCTAATTACTACCAGTCTCCGATAAAAGCTCAAGCACTTGGTGGTCCGCAAACCATTTCTTCAGCAGCATTAATTTCTGGTGGAGCTTACAAAGAGCTGTCTCAAGCTATTCTTTGTAAAATTGATTGTTTCATCACGGGAAATTTTGATGAACCTGCGTGGTCCATGGCCCTAGAAAATCATGTGCATTTTTTAGCCTTTGGTCATACGGCAACAGAAAAAGCAGGACCAAAAGCTCTCGCACATTATCTTCAAACAAACCTACAAGTTTCCTCAACATTTATTGATACTGACAATCCGTTTTAA
- a CDS encoding DUF1389 domain-containing protein: MRIDNQKPMDTQAGNRAATPSVSDIFAKSKISYALITLVTLFAIGIIALSVAIPVLGLTISVGLPLIAAAAFGCITALIGLQRIYVHRRNRIIENKKIPDKLRERIFAKYPRAFLSHIYKKDGSTATVCMLDKYNLSFDQLYRLGVLASGADIDPSTDSQELLAAFNSLSQESRENLKNLMRKGQLDLDSIIEENCPCCWLEIFSSKVLQDYSSDILNSLITGQMAFSGIFHPKYLPVFSSISMRDYRTLSAATERSTYTIWKEDANVKAIVDAALTAQPSLSKADREEFLIWLYSGLGICTLNTEAKALLKDLSDYQGQYLNKFSQKQIWNRILEISTDPNDVEFQPSLAYKTWEEWE; the protein is encoded by the coding sequence ATGAGAATAGATAATCAAAAACCTATGGATACTCAGGCAGGAAATAGAGCTGCCACACCTTCTGTTTCTGATATATTTGCTAAATCTAAAATTTCCTATGCTTTAATAACATTAGTGACACTATTTGCCATCGGGATAATAGCTCTTTCTGTTGCTATTCCTGTATTAGGCTTAACAATCAGCGTGGGGCTGCCTTTAATTGCTGCAGCTGCTTTTGGCTGTATTACCGCATTAATTGGGCTACAGCGCATTTATGTACATAGAAGAAACCGTATTATCGAAAATAAGAAAATCCCTGATAAATTACGTGAGCGAATTTTTGCTAAATATCCCCGGGCTTTCCTATCTCATATATATAAGAAAGACGGTTCTACAGCTACAGTTTGTATGTTAGATAAATACAATTTATCATTTGATCAGCTTTATAGATTAGGGGTTTTAGCTTCGGGAGCAGATATAGATCCCTCTACAGATTCTCAGGAGCTGCTAGCAGCTTTTAATAGTTTATCTCAAGAATCTCGGGAAAATTTAAAAAATCTAATGCGTAAGGGTCAATTGGATTTAGATTCTATTATTGAAGAGAATTGCCCGTGCTGTTGGCTAGAGATTTTTTCTTCTAAAGTGCTTCAAGACTATAGCAGTGATATTTTAAATAGTTTAATTACAGGACAAATGGCATTTTCAGGAATTTTTCATCCTAAATATTTGCCAGTTTTTTCTTCAATAAGTATGCGAGATTACCGAACGTTATCTGCAGCCACAGAGCGATCAACGTATACCATTTGGAAAGAAGATGCTAATGTAAAAGCCATAGTAGATGCCGCCTTGACTGCACAACCGTCTTTATCCAAAGCAGATAGAGAAGAGTTTCTGATTTGGCTATATTCAGGATTGGGGATTTGCACATTAAATACAGAAGCAAAAGCTTTACTAAAGGATCTTAGCGATTATCAAGGTCAGTATTTAAATAAATTTTCACAAAAACAAATTTGGAATCGTATTTTAGAGATATCCACGGATCCTAATGATGTTGAATTTCAACCTAGCCTTGCTTATAAAACCTGGGAAGAGTGGGAATAA
- a CDS encoding DUF1389 domain-containing protein, producing MNPIQTSHPSGSNASLILMRKDEETKPCITDKLRKCALAIGSLVFLTLVATFTAFIILGLTHFSIVLGLIISLALSGVMLASLYRLYRPCREKLPIPPGFLSVIKQEFPQEIYDLTIQERLTLQELRIVLTGLSSGTFTFPSPESQKKLERFGVERLQKACEGIQLPYLENLLLKRCPFYFIKTFIQIGPREFPEAENMDPEVYWLSRTGLTHCLDTAFHHYIWMFSKVVSKFEYETLLSHARNNTWDEASAMLEEVRTRLIDRTQNENVEHFHIDRVWLFSCFSHFSLEWLLYFCKHGVSWDQLQLIEQLECRDVILLSIFNGANGGANLIELILSIYPHIQEDHNEFDASIALLTWEEWIDHYEKHKEDSDWRFYDRTISFLNERRGESLIRKELPHIPIYSINRTTGMRILK from the coding sequence ATGAATCCTATACAGACTTCTCATCCCTCGGGATCTAATGCTTCCTTGATATTGATGAGAAAAGACGAGGAAACAAAGCCTTGTATAACCGACAAGTTGCGTAAATGTGCTCTAGCTATAGGGAGCCTTGTTTTTCTTACTCTTGTTGCGACATTTACAGCCTTTATTATCTTAGGATTGACCCATTTTTCCATTGTCTTGGGTTTAATAATTTCTCTAGCTCTTTCAGGAGTGATGCTTGCATCATTATATCGTTTGTACCGTCCATGTCGAGAAAAACTGCCCATTCCCCCTGGATTCCTTTCGGTAATTAAGCAAGAATTCCCTCAAGAAATTTATGATTTAACTATTCAGGAGAGACTTACGCTTCAAGAACTCCGTATTGTTCTCACAGGATTATCTTCCGGAACATTTACTTTTCCTTCACCAGAATCTCAGAAGAAGCTAGAGAGGTTTGGTGTTGAGCGTTTGCAGAAGGCTTGTGAGGGTATTCAATTACCCTATTTAGAAAACCTACTTTTAAAACGCTGTCCTTTTTATTTCATAAAAACATTTATTCAGATCGGTCCTAGAGAATTTCCTGAAGCGGAAAATATGGATCCTGAAGTCTATTGGTTATCTCGTACAGGATTAACACACTGTTTAGATACGGCTTTTCATCACTATATCTGGATGTTTTCCAAAGTAGTTTCTAAATTTGAATATGAAACTCTATTAAGTCATGCTCGAAATAATACTTGGGATGAAGCATCTGCTATGCTTGAGGAAGTGCGAACCCGACTTATAGATCGTACACAAAATGAGAATGTGGAACATTTTCATATTGATAGAGTTTGGCTATTTAGTTGTTTTAGTCACTTTTCTCTAGAATGGTTGTTGTACTTCTGTAAGCACGGCGTTTCTTGGGATCAATTACAATTGATTGAACAGTTGGAATGTAGAGATGTGATCTTGCTTTCCATATTCAATGGTGCCAACGGAGGTGCGAATTTAATAGAGCTGATCCTTTCTATATATCCACATATTCAGGAAGATCACAATGAATTTGACGCTTCCATTGCACTACTGACCTGGGAGGAATGGATTGATCATTATGAGAAACACAAAGAAGATTCCGACTGGCGTTTCTATGATAGGACGATTAGCTTCTTGAATGAACGTAGAGGAGAATCTTTAATAAGAAAAGAACTTCCGCATATTCCGATTTATTCAATAAATAGAACAACAGGAATGAGAATACTCAAGTAG
- a CDS encoding DUF1389 domain-containing protein, which translates to MQANPPPPHVESKLIPERTSSPCLTNKLCENALRISGVFCLALACVFAVTLICGMIQPALIIGLVISLVLAVVLLALSMRRVRREFPTSLPEGFLSIIKKEFPEVIYQLIIQERLTLQELRAVLSGLSSGTFTFPSPESQKKLERFGLERLQKSCKGIELPDLEKILLKNCPLYLINKLIQLGPKELPQSVNVAPWMYWLNRLALSDHDRLIYFTTNVWILSKVATQEEYEMLLKHAKYSTWDHAQDLLEDLLPRLEEGIIEHVIDGMGLTKDLMIGLLGGDWLLFLCKHGVTWKQLQLIKDLDCASVCLLEDCERSGRGSGLARLYMSTSRYIDESNSKAFDPHLTLFTFEELMEVYRERGGLDFYSATIKYLNKRSQNTLRKIAGDELPELPLIKINKDTAAIE; encoded by the coding sequence ATGCAAGCGAACCCCCCCCCCCCCCATGTAGAGTCTAAATTAATCCCAGAAAGAACTTCTTCTCCTTGTCTTACAAACAAGTTATGTGAAAACGCCTTAAGAATTAGTGGTGTTTTTTGTTTAGCTCTTGCCTGTGTATTTGCTGTGACTTTAATTTGTGGAATGATTCAACCTGCTTTAATCATAGGTTTAGTCATATCTTTGGTTCTTGCCGTGGTTCTCTTGGCACTATCTATGCGTCGTGTACGACGTGAATTCCCAACCTCCCTTCCTGAAGGTTTTCTTTCAATAATCAAGAAAGAGTTCCCCGAGGTAATTTATCAGTTAATTATTCAAGAGAGATTAACGCTTCAAGAATTGCGCGCTGTTCTTTCAGGTTTATCTTCGGGAACATTTACTTTTCCTTCACCAGAATCTCAGAAGAAGCTAGAGAGATTTGGTCTTGAGCGTTTGCAAAAGTCTTGCAAGGGAATTGAATTGCCGGATTTAGAGAAGATCCTTCTGAAAAACTGCCCCCTGTATCTTATAAATAAATTAATCCAATTAGGTCCTAAAGAATTGCCGCAATCTGTCAATGTCGCTCCCTGGATGTATTGGTTAAATCGTTTAGCCTTGTCAGATCATGATCGTCTTATATATTTTACGACTAATGTTTGGATTTTGTCTAAAGTGGCGACTCAGGAAGAATATGAAATGCTTTTGAAGCATGCCAAATACTCTACTTGGGATCATGCTCAAGATTTACTTGAAGATTTACTACCTCGTTTAGAAGAGGGAATAATCGAGCATGTCATCGATGGGATGGGTCTGACTAAAGACTTGATGATAGGTTTACTTGGTGGTGACTGGCTACTGTTTCTATGCAAACATGGTGTTACTTGGAAGCAACTACAATTAATTAAAGACTTAGACTGTGCAAGTGTTTGCCTATTGGAGGACTGTGAAAGGTCTGGTAGAGGAAGTGGTTTGGCGAGGTTGTATATGTCTACTTCACGTTATATTGATGAAAGTAATTCCAAGGCTTTTGACCCACACCTCACCTTATTTACTTTTGAAGAATTGATGGAGGTTTATAGGGAGCGTGGAGGGCTAGATTTCTATAGCGCGACCATCAAATACTTAAACAAACGTAGTCAGAATACTTTGCGAAAAATAGCTGGTGATGAGTTGCCTGAGTTGCCTTTAATTAAGATAAATAAAGATACAGCCGCAATCGAGTAG
- a CDS encoding DUF1389 domain-containing protein, whose protein sequence is MVERIPEDPLRGKIATPWLLYLCKHGVCWEQPKLFKKIYMKSVRFLYDSERSDEGRDLARMINSYRR, encoded by the coding sequence TTGGTTGAACGTATACCAGAAGATCCCTTACGGGGAAAAATAGCTACACCCTGGCTACTATATTTATGTAAGCATGGAGTTTGTTGGGAGCAACCGAAACTCTTTAAGAAAATCTATATGAAGTCGGTTAGATTTCTTTATGATTCAGAAAGATCAGATGAAGGTAGGGATCTTGCACGAATGATCAACTCTTATCGAAGATAA
- the rpiA gene encoding ribose 5-phosphate isomerase A → MKEDPYLEIKRHLAREAADLVTSGMLLGLGSGSTSREFIKAVSAKQKQENLDIRAIASSKESYSLASSLGIPLIDDEEFTETDLAVDGADEIDPQLRMIKGGGGAIFREKILLQSSQRCLILADESKSVEVLGKFGVPVEISPFGKSSILAVLENLGYQGNLRKNPRGGLFITNNGNYIYDIHTPNVYPHPEEDLLKLLQIHGIIEVGFVIANVEVWFGYTNGQIGKKNTGKV, encoded by the coding sequence GTGAAAGAAGATCCCTATTTAGAAATAAAAAGACATTTAGCTCGTGAAGCTGCTGATTTAGTAACCTCCGGAATGCTTTTAGGATTGGGGAGTGGTTCAACCTCTAGAGAGTTCATTAAGGCTGTTTCTGCAAAGCAAAAACAGGAGAACCTAGATATTCGTGCTATAGCGTCTTCCAAAGAATCCTATTCTTTAGCAAGTAGTTTAGGTATTCCTTTGATTGATGATGAAGAGTTCACTGAAACTGATCTTGCTGTTGATGGTGCTGATGAGATAGATCCCCAACTGCGTATGATCAAAGGTGGAGGTGGAGCTATATTTCGAGAAAAGATCCTGTTACAATCGAGTCAGCGATGTTTAATACTTGCTGATGAGAGTAAAAGTGTTGAGGTCTTAGGAAAATTTGGTGTGCCCGTGGAGATTAGTCCTTTCGGGAAATCTTCTATTCTTGCTGTCTTGGAAAATCTTGGGTATCAGGGGAATCTAAGAAAGAATCCTCGTGGGGGACTTTTTATCACTAATAACGGGAATTATATTTACGATATTCATACTCCGAATGTATATCCTCATCCCGAGGAAGATCTTCTGAAGCTATTACAAATTCATGGTATTATTGAAGTGGGGTTTGTTATAGCAAATGTAGAGGTATGGTTTGGTTATACCAACGGTCAGATTGGTAAGAAGAATACTGGTAAAGTATGA